A section of the Streptomyces sp. Je 1-369 genome encodes:
- a CDS encoding ABC transporter permease: protein MSSTTLTAPTYRLSTKGIIRSEWHKLWTLRSTWITLITASALVLAVGITMGATYDGDDADVDTIVFTLFGTQLSQICLAVLGILVTAGEYSTGMIRSSLAAVPRRVPVLWAKAGVFTAVAFVVSLSTNIVTFLVAQIWLADTDKKLSLTDSGVFGAITTSAVALTLLSLIALGLGALFRSVPGAIGAFVATVLILPEVLSMLPFSAVDTTMKYFPAQAASSLGSVARVENTIAPGTAVLTLALWAAAIMAAATILLKRRDV, encoded by the coding sequence ATGAGCAGCACCACCCTCACTGCGCCCACCTACCGCCTCAGCACCAAGGGCATCATCCGCTCCGAATGGCACAAGCTGTGGACGCTCCGCTCGACGTGGATCACCCTGATCACCGCGAGCGCCCTCGTCCTCGCGGTCGGCATCACGATGGGCGCCACGTACGACGGCGACGACGCCGACGTGGACACCATCGTCTTCACCCTCTTCGGCACCCAGCTCTCCCAGATCTGCCTCGCGGTCCTCGGCATCCTCGTCACGGCGGGCGAGTACTCGACGGGCATGATCCGCTCCTCGCTCGCCGCGGTCCCGCGCCGCGTGCCCGTCCTGTGGGCCAAGGCGGGCGTCTTCACGGCAGTCGCCTTCGTCGTGTCCCTCTCGACGAACATCGTGACGTTCCTCGTCGCCCAGATCTGGCTCGCGGACACCGACAAGAAGCTGTCGCTCACCGACTCCGGCGTCTTCGGCGCCATCACGACCAGCGCCGTCGCCCTCACCCTGCTCAGCCTCATCGCGCTCGGCCTCGGCGCTCTGTTCCGCTCGGTGCCCGGTGCCATCGGCGCGTTCGTCGCGACCGTCCTGATCCTGCCCGAGGTCCTGTCGATGCTGCCCTTCAGCGCCGTGGACACCACCATGAAGTACTTCCCCGCCCAGGCAGCGAGCTCCCTCGGCTCGGTGGCCCGCGTGGAGAACACCATCGCGCCCGGCACGGCCGTCCTCACACTCGCCCTGTGGGCGGCGGCGATCATGGCGGCGGCGACGATACTGCTCAAGCGACGCGACGTATGA
- a CDS encoding ATP-binding cassette domain-containing protein, which produces MIRAYGLTKHYGGKSAKKAVDDLSFEVRPGTVTGFLGPNGAGKSTTMRMLIGLDAPTRGRATIGDRAYAGHPAPLHEVGALLEARSVHPGRSAYHHLMALAHTHSIPKSRVDAVLDLAGIHEVARKRVKGFSLGMGQRLGIAAALLGDPATVILDEPVNGLDPEGVLWIRNLLKSLAAEGRTVLVSSHLMSEMALTAEHLIIIGRGKLLADTTVERFVRESGSGAVKVVTPEADRLTDLLAGPGVRISGDAPGVLDVRGTEAEQIGRTAAAHGIPLFELTPRTASLEQAFMDLTRDSVEYVPSTRPPADSTTHYSEGAAA; this is translated from the coding sequence ATGATTAGGGCATACGGACTGACCAAGCACTACGGCGGCAAGTCCGCCAAGAAAGCCGTCGACGACCTCAGCTTCGAGGTGCGCCCCGGCACCGTCACCGGCTTCCTCGGCCCCAACGGCGCGGGCAAGTCCACCACCATGCGGATGCTCATCGGTCTCGACGCCCCGACCCGCGGCCGCGCCACCATCGGCGACCGCGCCTACGCGGGCCACCCCGCGCCCCTGCACGAGGTCGGCGCACTCCTGGAGGCCCGCTCGGTCCACCCGGGCCGCTCCGCGTACCACCACCTCATGGCGCTCGCCCACACCCACTCCATTCCGAAGAGCCGCGTCGACGCGGTACTGGACCTGGCCGGAATCCACGAGGTCGCCCGCAAGCGCGTCAAGGGCTTCTCCCTCGGCATGGGGCAGCGCCTCGGCATCGCGGCCGCCCTGCTCGGCGACCCGGCCACGGTGATCCTCGACGAGCCGGTCAACGGGCTCGACCCCGAGGGCGTGCTGTGGATCCGCAACCTCCTCAAGTCCCTTGCCGCGGAGGGCCGTACGGTCCTCGTCTCGTCCCACCTCATGAGCGAGATGGCGCTGACCGCCGAGCACCTGATCATCATCGGCCGCGGCAAGCTCCTCGCCGACACCACCGTGGAGCGCTTCGTCCGCGAGTCCGGCTCCGGCGCGGTCAAGGTCGTGACCCCCGAGGCCGACCGCCTGACGGACCTGCTGGCGGGGCCGGGCGTACGGATCTCCGGCGACGCCCCGGGCGTCCTCGACGTACGCGGCACCGAGGCCGAGCAGATCGGCCGCACCGCCGCGGCCCACGGCATCCCGCTCTTCGAACTGACCCCGCGGACGGCGTCGTTGGAGCAGGCGTTCATGGACCTGACGCGGGACTCGGTCGAGTACGTACCGTCCACGCGTCCCCCTGCCGACTCCACCACCCACTACTCGGAAGGAGCCGCGGCATGA